In a single window of the Microbacterium sulfonylureivorans genome:
- a CDS encoding response regulator transcription factor gives MTNATPALLRPDGSPLRVLVVDDEQMLTDLLSMALRMEGWEVRTAGSGFQALQAAREFSPDAMVLDVMMPDLDGMAVLQRLRQSGDDVPVLFLTAKDAVSDRVAGLTAGGDDYVTKPFSLEEVVARLRGLMRRAGTAHASGAEPILRVADLTLNEDSHEVERAGAEIELTATEFELLRYLMRNQRRVVSKAQILDRVWNYDFGGRSSVVELYISYLRKKIDHGRDPLIHTVRGVGYMIKAPQ, from the coding sequence ATGACCAACGCCACGCCCGCACTCCTGCGTCCCGACGGCTCGCCCCTGCGCGTGCTCGTCGTCGATGACGAGCAGATGCTCACCGACCTCCTGTCGATGGCCCTGCGCATGGAGGGGTGGGAGGTGCGCACCGCAGGCTCGGGCTTCCAGGCGCTCCAGGCGGCCCGCGAGTTCTCGCCCGACGCCATGGTGCTCGACGTCATGATGCCCGACCTCGACGGCATGGCCGTGCTGCAGCGCCTGCGCCAGTCGGGCGACGACGTGCCGGTGCTCTTCCTGACCGCGAAGGACGCCGTGAGCGACCGGGTCGCGGGTCTCACCGCCGGCGGCGACGACTACGTCACGAAGCCGTTCTCACTCGAAGAGGTCGTGGCGCGCCTGCGCGGCCTCATGCGCCGCGCGGGAACGGCGCACGCGTCGGGCGCGGAGCCGATCCTCCGCGTCGCCGACCTCACCCTCAACGAGGACAGCCACGAGGTCGAGCGGGCCGGCGCCGAGATCGAGCTGACCGCGACCGAGTTCGAGCTGCTGCGCTACCTCATGCGCAACCAGCGCCGGGTCGTCTCGAAGGCGCAGATCCTCGACCGCGTCTGGAACTACGACTTCGGCGGACGCTCCAGCGTCGTCGAGCTGTACATTTCCTACCTCCGCAAGAAGATCGACCACGGCCGCGATCCCCTCATCCACACGGTGCGCGGCGTCGGCTACATGATCAAGGCCCCGCAATGA
- a CDS encoding FMN-binding protein translates to MIRTAVATRPARSLRAGATVAAVAGIVLLAGCSPAADDASTDTRSDAGTTGTDTGGAATYADGTYTAEGSYSTPETVETISVTVTLDSDVITAVEVVGDPQKAESEQYQGQFIGGISDVVVGEDIDEISVSRVAGSSLTSSGFNQAIDAIKAEAAL, encoded by the coding sequence ATGATCCGCACCGCCGTCGCCACACGTCCCGCTCGCTCTCTCCGCGCCGGCGCGACCGTCGCCGCGGTCGCAGGCATCGTCCTGCTCGCCGGATGCTCCCCGGCCGCCGACGACGCCTCGACCGACACGCGTTCGGACGCCGGGACGACCGGCACCGACACCGGCGGCGCCGCGACCTACGCCGACGGCACCTACACCGCCGAGGGCTCGTACTCGACGCCCGAGACGGTCGAGACGATCTCGGTCACCGTCACGCTCGACAGCGACGTCATCACGGCGGTCGAGGTCGTCGGCGATCCGCAGAAGGCCGAGTCCGAGCAATACCAGGGCCAGTTCATCGGCGGCATCTCCGATGTCGTCGTCGGCGAGGACATCGACGAGATCTCCGTCAGCCGCGTCGCCGGATCGTCCCTGACGAGCAGCGGCTTCAACCAGGCGATCGACGCGATCAAGGCCGAAGCGGCCCTCTGA
- the glmU gene encoding bifunctional UDP-N-acetylglucosamine diphosphorylase/glucosamine-1-phosphate N-acetyltransferase GlmU encodes MTHNIDDRSLAVIVLAAGQGTRMKSSLPKVLHRIGGRPLVGHVIDTALTLSPERLVVVVRHERDLVADAVVAAAPGVVVVDQDDVPGTGRAVELALDALGDFDGDVLVLSGDVPLLEAGTLAALVSAHRSGAAAATVLSAVVDDATGYGRVIRDVDGAVSRIVEQKDATADEASVTEINAGVYVFQAPALRTHLALVGTANAQGEKYLTDVVALLRASRLVVAASSAPSASAALGVNDRVQLSEAARLLNARTVRRWQLEGASILDPATTWIDVTATLAPDVTVLPNTHILRATAIGAGATIGPDTSLVDCEVGENAVVTRTDATLAVIGAGATVGPFAYLRPGTYLGDKGKIGTFVETKNSTIGERSKVPHLSYIGDTTIGTGVNLGAGAITANYDDITKHRTEIGDEVHTGSHNVFVAPVRIGDGAKTGAGAVIRKDVPAGALALSVAPQRNVEGWVENNRPGTGAADAAAKARSAQKADDGAQEEDR; translated from the coding sequence ATGACCCACAACATCGACGACCGCAGTCTCGCCGTGATCGTGCTGGCCGCCGGCCAGGGGACGCGCATGAAATCCTCGCTGCCGAAGGTCCTGCACCGCATCGGCGGCCGCCCACTCGTGGGCCACGTGATCGACACCGCCCTGACGCTCTCGCCCGAGCGCCTGGTGGTGGTGGTGCGCCACGAGCGCGACCTCGTCGCCGACGCGGTCGTCGCCGCAGCACCCGGAGTCGTCGTCGTCGACCAGGACGACGTTCCGGGTACCGGGCGCGCCGTCGAGCTCGCCCTCGACGCGCTCGGCGACTTCGACGGCGACGTGCTCGTGCTCAGCGGTGACGTTCCGCTCCTCGAGGCGGGCACCCTCGCGGCGCTCGTCAGCGCGCACCGCTCCGGCGCGGCGGCGGCGACCGTGCTGAGCGCCGTCGTCGACGACGCCACCGGCTACGGCCGCGTCATCCGCGACGTGGACGGCGCGGTGTCGCGCATCGTCGAGCAGAAGGACGCGACGGCGGACGAGGCATCCGTCACCGAGATCAACGCGGGGGTCTACGTCTTCCAGGCGCCCGCCCTGCGCACCCACCTGGCCCTCGTCGGCACAGCCAACGCGCAGGGCGAGAAGTACCTCACCGACGTGGTCGCCCTGCTGCGCGCCTCGCGGCTCGTCGTCGCCGCATCGAGCGCACCGAGCGCCTCGGCCGCCTTGGGGGTGAACGACCGCGTGCAGCTGTCCGAGGCCGCGCGACTGCTCAACGCCCGGACGGTGCGCCGCTGGCAGCTCGAGGGAGCGTCGATCCTCGACCCCGCGACCACATGGATCGACGTCACCGCGACGCTGGCTCCCGACGTGACGGTGCTGCCGAACACGCACATCCTGCGGGCCACGGCGATCGGCGCCGGCGCGACGATCGGTCCCGACACGAGCCTCGTCGACTGCGAGGTGGGGGAGAACGCGGTGGTCACCCGCACCGACGCGACGCTCGCCGTGATCGGCGCCGGGGCCACCGTCGGGCCCTTCGCCTACCTCCGCCCGGGCACGTACCTGGGCGACAAGGGCAAGATCGGCACCTTCGTGGAGACGAAGAACTCCACGATCGGCGAGCGGAGCAAGGTGCCGCACCTGTCGTACATCGGCGACACGACCATCGGCACGGGGGTGAACCTCGGCGCCGGCGCGATCACCGCGAACTACGACGACATCACCAAGCACCGCACCGAGATCGGCGACGAGGTGCACACCGGCTCGCACAACGTCTTCGTCGCGCCCGTTAGGATCGGAGACGGCGCGAAGACCGGGGCCGGGGCGGTCATCCGCAAGGATGTTCCCGCCGGTGCCCTGGCTCTCAGCGTGGCCCCTCAGCGCAATGTCGAGGGGTGGGTCGAGAACAACAGACCGGGAACAGGCGCGGCGGATGCCGCGGCCAAGGCTCGGTCCGCACAGAAGGCGGACGATGGGGCGCAAGAAGAAGACCGTTGA
- a CDS encoding FAD-dependent oxidoreductase, which yields MLGSVTAVWNRVFALLGRVSMYRVVYLALAALAVTSLVLSFFDLVGPSPLELIATLAVLSAVCVGVDAAAQRVLHLPWRLESSLITAHILLFVLRPTLDVAALGGIAIAAAAASLSKYLLAWRGRHIFNPAAVGATVLTLLSIAWPALGASSWWVGTQALALPVVVLGLAVLWRTEKIRVVAVFLVIAVAIAVLRTAAQLQAAGAVVDSMTVFWQILWSSPFLFLGAFMLSEPLTLPPRRWQQFTVAAIVGVLAGWPIPLGDISLGQERALLIGNAVAFAFAVRTAVRLTLDSRAERTPTVQELTFRVHDRLSFVPGQYLELEVPHAHPDARGTRREFSIASAPEDLPLLRVAFKESSAASAKPQSSYKKALARVAPGERLAITGVWGDFVLPKRDGAPILMVAAGIGVTPFVSQIRHMRAAGEERDIVLVYVASDASELAYRADLEAAGISVVVFTRDRPADLPANWLWARGVRLDAEGLVTVVPDIAARHAYISGPAGLIADLAPALEKARSITTDAFSGY from the coding sequence GTGCTCGGATCCGTCACCGCGGTCTGGAACCGCGTCTTCGCCCTCCTGGGGCGCGTCTCGATGTACCGCGTCGTCTACCTCGCCCTGGCAGCCCTCGCCGTCACGTCGCTCGTGCTGTCGTTCTTCGATCTGGTCGGGCCCTCTCCTCTCGAGCTGATCGCGACGCTCGCCGTCCTCTCCGCCGTCTGCGTGGGAGTGGATGCCGCGGCCCAGCGCGTCCTGCACCTGCCCTGGCGCCTCGAGTCGTCGCTGATCACCGCGCACATCCTGCTCTTCGTGCTGCGCCCGACGCTCGATGTCGCCGCGCTCGGCGGCATCGCGATCGCGGCGGCCGCGGCCTCCCTCTCGAAGTACCTCCTCGCGTGGCGAGGGCGCCACATCTTCAACCCGGCCGCCGTCGGAGCGACCGTTCTCACCCTCCTGAGCATCGCGTGGCCGGCACTCGGAGCGTCGTCGTGGTGGGTCGGCACGCAGGCGCTCGCGCTGCCCGTCGTCGTGCTCGGCCTCGCCGTGCTGTGGCGCACCGAGAAGATCCGCGTGGTGGCGGTGTTCCTCGTGATCGCGGTCGCGATCGCGGTGCTCCGCACCGCCGCGCAGCTGCAGGCGGCCGGAGCCGTCGTCGACTCGATGACCGTGTTCTGGCAGATCCTGTGGTCGTCGCCGTTCCTGTTCCTCGGCGCGTTCATGCTGTCCGAGCCGCTCACGCTCCCACCGCGTCGCTGGCAGCAGTTCACGGTGGCCGCGATCGTCGGCGTGCTGGCCGGATGGCCGATCCCGCTCGGCGACATCTCGCTCGGGCAGGAGCGCGCCCTGCTGATCGGCAACGCGGTCGCCTTCGCGTTCGCGGTCCGCACCGCGGTGCGGCTCACCCTCGATTCCCGAGCCGAGCGCACGCCGACCGTGCAGGAGCTGACGTTCCGCGTGCACGACCGGCTGTCGTTCGTCCCCGGCCAGTACCTCGAGCTCGAGGTGCCGCACGCGCACCCCGACGCCCGCGGCACGCGCCGCGAATTCAGCATCGCCTCCGCGCCCGAAGACCTTCCTCTCCTTCGCGTCGCCTTCAAGGAGAGCTCGGCCGCGTCGGCGAAGCCGCAGTCCTCGTACAAGAAGGCGCTCGCCCGGGTGGCGCCGGGGGAGCGGCTGGCGATCACCGGCGTGTGGGGCGACTTCGTCCTTCCCAAGCGCGACGGCGCCCCGATCCTCATGGTCGCGGCGGGCATCGGCGTGACGCCGTTCGTCTCGCAGATCCGGCACATGCGTGCGGCGGGCGAGGAGCGCGACATCGTGCTCGTCTACGTCGCCTCGGACGCGTCCGAGCTCGCGTACCGCGCCGATCTCGAGGCAGCCGGGATATCGGTCGTCGTGTTCACGCGCGACCGGCCGGCCGATCTGCCTGCGAACTGGCTCTGGGCGCGCGGTGTGCGGCTCGACGCGGAGGGTCTCGTGACCGTCGTGCCCGACATCGCGGCACGCCACGCGTACATCTCCGGTCCGGCCGGACTCATCGCCGACCTCGCGCCGGCGCTCGAGAAGGCCCGGTCGATCACCACCGACGCCTTCAGCGGCTACTGA
- a CDS encoding ABC transporter permease → MYGTYLRRELAGRKKQTIIVATGLAIAIALVMIVNSLAAGVRDAQAQALESVYGVGTDLTVTGAMAEPGAGRGQAFEFGEDGGETADDGTTELSQSRLVSEPMRATLEASVLDTVSGVDGVAAASGALSLTNMTFSGELPPPPTESGTTGQAPPQDGGGGGFGGGSFDVDSFTVLGIEPAESEVGPMSAVSLSDGRALASGDEGENVAVLDAAYASTAEVAVGDAIDVGGEEFEVVGIVASTSSEADTAANVYIPLDVAQTLAGTGDVVSTVYVQADSSDAITAVQEDLQEALPDATVSSQSDLAANVSGSLSSASSLITNLGTWLSIIVLAVALALAVLFTISGVSRRTREFGTLKAIGWSNGRVVGQVAGESVVQGLLGGAAGLVIGFLGIWAINLVSPTISTAPSTGPVTQGGPGGENMGGPGGGFANTLQQGATEIVLHAPVTLWVVVAALGLALLGGLVAGAFGGWRAARLSPAEALRSVS, encoded by the coding sequence ATGTACGGAACGTATCTGCGGCGGGAACTGGCCGGCCGCAAGAAGCAGACGATCATCGTCGCGACCGGACTCGCGATCGCCATCGCGCTCGTGATGATCGTCAACTCGCTCGCCGCCGGCGTGCGCGACGCTCAGGCACAGGCGCTCGAGTCGGTCTACGGCGTCGGCACCGACCTCACGGTCACCGGCGCGATGGCCGAGCCTGGAGCAGGTCGCGGCCAGGCGTTCGAGTTCGGCGAGGACGGCGGCGAGACCGCCGACGACGGCACCACCGAGCTCAGCCAGTCCCGGCTCGTCTCGGAGCCGATGCGCGCGACCCTCGAGGCGAGCGTGCTCGACACCGTGTCCGGTGTGGACGGGGTGGCCGCGGCATCCGGCGCACTCAGCCTCACGAACATGACGTTCTCGGGCGAGCTGCCGCCGCCCCCGACCGAGTCGGGCACCACCGGTCAGGCGCCGCCTCAGGACGGCGGCGGTGGAGGATTCGGCGGCGGCTCGTTCGACGTCGACTCGTTCACCGTGCTCGGCATCGAGCCGGCCGAGTCGGAGGTGGGCCCGATGTCGGCCGTGAGCCTCAGCGACGGGCGGGCGCTCGCATCCGGCGACGAGGGCGAGAACGTCGCCGTGCTCGACGCCGCATACGCCTCGACCGCGGAGGTCGCCGTCGGCGACGCCATCGACGTCGGCGGGGAGGAGTTCGAGGTCGTCGGCATCGTCGCCTCCACGTCGAGCGAGGCCGACACGGCGGCGAACGTGTACATCCCCCTCGACGTCGCGCAGACGCTCGCCGGTACCGGCGACGTGGTGTCGACGGTGTATGTGCAGGCCGATTCGTCCGACGCGATCACCGCCGTGCAGGAGGACCTGCAGGAGGCGCTGCCCGACGCGACCGTCAGCTCGCAGTCCGACCTCGCCGCGAACGTCTCCGGATCGCTCTCGAGTGCGTCGTCGCTCATCACGAACCTCGGCACGTGGCTGTCGATCATCGTGCTCGCCGTCGCGCTCGCCCTCGCCGTGCTGTTCACCATCTCCGGCGTCTCGCGCCGCACCCGGGAGTTCGGCACGCTCAAGGCCATCGGCTGGTCCAACGGCCGCGTCGTCGGCCAGGTCGCGGGGGAGTCCGTGGTGCAGGGACTCCTCGGCGGCGCCGCGGGGCTCGTGATCGGGTTCCTCGGCATCTGGGCGATCAACCTCGTGTCGCCGACCATCTCGACCGCGCCGTCGACCGGGCCGGTCACGCAGGGCGGCCCCGGAGGAGAGAACATGGGCGGCCCCGGCGGCGGCTTCGCGAACACCCTCCAGCAGGGGGCGACGGAGATCGTGCTCCACGCCCCCGTCACACTGTGGGTCGTCGTGGCGGCGCTCGGCCTCGCCCTCTTGGGCGGACTCGTCGCCGGAGCGTTCGGCGGATGGCGTGCCGCGCGGCTGAGTCCTGCCGAAGCACTGCGATCGGTCTCGTGA
- a CDS encoding ABC transporter ATP-binding protein yields the protein MTMLDPEATTQTDAAPPALYRLAGVTRTYRQKDRVVKALAGVDLDISQGDFVTIQGPTGGGKSTLLQLLGALDRPTTGSVRLGEIDLAEASNAELGRVRAREIGFVFQGFNLIPTLTAAENVDMALEPLGLPKEERTVRVAEALAHVGLDDRGDHRPGELSGGQQQRVAIARAIVKRPRVLLADEPTGNLDESMRDEILAVLEALCAEGLTLIVVTHDSAVAKRARRRLRLERGTVRDITR from the coding sequence ATGACCATGCTCGACCCCGAGGCGACGACGCAGACGGATGCCGCGCCCCCCGCGCTGTACCGACTGGCAGGCGTCACCCGCACCTACCGTCAGAAGGACCGCGTCGTGAAGGCGCTCGCCGGCGTCGACCTCGACATCTCGCAGGGCGACTTCGTGACCATCCAGGGACCGACCGGCGGCGGCAAGTCCACGCTCCTGCAGCTGCTGGGAGCGCTCGACCGGCCCACCACGGGGAGCGTCCGCCTCGGCGAGATCGATCTGGCCGAGGCCTCGAACGCCGAGCTGGGCCGGGTGCGCGCCCGCGAGATCGGGTTCGTGTTCCAGGGATTCAACCTCATCCCGACGCTCACGGCGGCGGAGAACGTCGACATGGCGCTGGAGCCGCTCGGCCTGCCGAAGGAGGAGCGCACGGTGCGCGTCGCCGAGGCGCTCGCGCACGTCGGGCTCGATGACCGCGGCGACCACCGCCCCGGCGAGCTCTCCGGCGGTCAGCAGCAGCGCGTCGCGATCGCCCGCGCGATCGTCAAGCGGCCGCGCGTGCTCCTCGCCGACGAGCCCACGGGCAACCTCGACGAGAGCATGCGCGACGAGATCCTCGCCGTGCTCGAGGCACTGTGCGCCGAGGGGCTGACGCTCATCGTGGTCACGCACGACTCTGCGGTGGCGAAGCGGGCACGGCGGCGCCTGCGCCTCGAGCGCGGCACCGTGCGCGACATCACGCGCTAG
- a CDS encoding sensor histidine kinase, with protein sequence MTDARTENPADAAAAPPARDEASRRRPWTLQNKLIVTVVAITSLIMVLVGVTTSAILGTVLEDSLTNQVKSSAQRTAAMVRQPVASGMTAEQILNQMPQQPGFLLAVQAPLGEPTAAYVDSDGAVVALTTDQITQLVDGLRSDTPFVVTIDEVGTFRVDGESGVVVGISRDQVAVNIGRMLTTIGLLTLGGLILLALATAWTIRAGLAPLRAVADTAERVSRIPLDQGEVSIPERVPARQADPRTEVGRVGEALNTLLDHVGTSLTARQRNEERMRTFVADASHELRTPLASIRGYSELSLRALSKDHRAATIETTEASLERIQAQSLRMTTLVEDLLLLARLDEGQELVYGTVDLTRLAIEAVGDARPAGPDHQWVMDLPDAPVQIAGDTGRLHQVAANLLANARTHTPAGTTVTVTVERDADTAVLRVHDDGPGIEPTLRDELFERFSRADRSRARQTGGTGLGLSIARAIVDAHGGTISVESVPGDTTFEVRLPARPLDPADSAVSEEPTMDAPADEDQPVTP encoded by the coding sequence ATGACCGACGCCCGAACCGAGAACCCGGCGGATGCCGCGGCCGCTCCCCCGGCGCGGGACGAGGCATCCCGTCGTCGGCCCTGGACGCTGCAGAACAAGCTCATCGTCACCGTCGTCGCGATCACGTCGCTGATCATGGTGCTCGTCGGAGTGACGACGAGCGCGATCCTCGGGACCGTCCTCGAGGACAGCCTGACGAACCAGGTGAAGAGCTCGGCCCAGCGCACGGCGGCGATGGTGCGCCAGCCGGTGGCGTCGGGGATGACGGCGGAGCAGATCCTCAATCAGATGCCCCAGCAGCCCGGCTTCCTCCTCGCCGTGCAGGCACCGCTCGGAGAGCCGACCGCGGCCTACGTCGACTCCGACGGTGCGGTCGTGGCGCTCACGACCGACCAGATCACCCAGCTCGTGGACGGCCTCCGCAGCGATACGCCGTTCGTCGTCACGATCGACGAGGTCGGGACCTTCCGGGTGGACGGCGAGTCGGGCGTCGTGGTCGGAATCTCCCGCGATCAGGTGGCCGTCAACATCGGGCGGATGCTCACGACGATCGGCCTGCTGACGCTCGGTGGCCTCATCCTCCTCGCCCTGGCCACCGCGTGGACGATCCGGGCCGGCCTCGCGCCGCTGCGCGCCGTCGCCGACACGGCCGAGCGCGTCTCGAGGATCCCGCTCGACCAGGGCGAGGTCTCGATCCCCGAGCGCGTTCCCGCGCGACAGGCCGATCCCCGCACCGAGGTCGGCCGAGTCGGCGAGGCGCTCAACACGCTCCTCGACCACGTCGGCACGTCGCTGACCGCGCGTCAGCGCAACGAGGAGCGCATGCGCACCTTCGTGGCCGATGCCAGCCACGAGCTGCGGACGCCGCTCGCGTCCATCCGCGGCTACTCGGAGCTGTCCCTGCGCGCCCTCTCGAAGGACCACCGCGCCGCCACGATCGAGACGACCGAGGCGTCCCTCGAGCGCATCCAGGCGCAGTCGCTGCGCATGACGACGCTCGTCGAGGACCTGCTGCTGCTCGCCCGGCTGGACGAGGGGCAGGAGCTCGTCTACGGCACGGTCGACCTGACCCGCCTCGCGATCGAGGCCGTCGGCGACGCCCGACCGGCGGGGCCCGACCACCAGTGGGTCATGGACCTCCCCGACGCCCCGGTGCAGATCGCCGGCGACACCGGCCGCCTGCACCAGGTCGCCGCCAACCTGCTCGCGAACGCGCGCACGCACACGCCCGCCGGCACGACGGTCACGGTGACGGTCGAACGGGATGCCGACACCGCCGTCCTGCGCGTCCACGACGACGGCCCCGGCATAGAGCCGACGCTGCGCGACGAGCTCTTCGAGCGGTTCTCGCGCGCCGACCGGTCGCGCGCCCGCCAGACGGGCGGCACCGGGCTCGGCCTCTCCATCGCCCGAGCGATCGTCGACGCGCACGGCGGCACGATCTCGGTCGAGAGCGTTCCCGGGGACACGACCTTCGAGGTGCGTCTTCCCGCCAGACCTCTCGACCCGGCCGACAGCGCCGTCTCCGAGGAGCCGACGATGGACGCTCCCGCCGACGAGGACCAGCCCGTCACGCCCTAG
- a CDS encoding ribose-phosphate diphosphokinase, which translates to MGRKKKTVELDRDNDIAPGLVAKTKKRLVIARGSSHPALAAEVTEHLGTELVPTEYRTFASGEILTRFEVSIRGCDFFLIQSFGPPVNEWLMETLIMLDAAKRASAKRITVVAPYYPYSRQDKKGRGREPISARLVADLLKTAGADRVMSVDLHAAQIQGFFDGPVDHLFAKPVLLEYFQNTLSDDDRAKLTVVSPDTGRVRVADTWSDSLGAPLAIIHKRRDPNVANEVTVNEIVGDVSGRVCLLVDDMIDTGGTIVKAAEALKANGAVKVIVAATHPIFSDPAAQRLQSDAIDEVVVTDTIPIPDSKRFPTLTILPIAPLLARAIHEVFEDGSVTSMFDGAA; encoded by the coding sequence ATGGGGCGCAAGAAGAAGACCGTTGAACTCGATCGCGATAACGACATCGCACCCGGACTGGTCGCCAAGACCAAGAAGCGGCTGGTCATCGCCCGGGGAAGCTCGCACCCGGCGCTCGCGGCGGAGGTCACCGAGCATCTGGGCACCGAGCTGGTGCCCACCGAGTACCGCACGTTCGCGTCGGGCGAGATCCTCACCCGGTTCGAGGTGTCGATCCGCGGCTGCGACTTCTTCCTGATCCAGAGCTTCGGGCCTCCGGTCAACGAGTGGCTCATGGAGACGCTGATCATGCTGGATGCCGCCAAGCGCGCGTCCGCGAAGCGGATCACCGTCGTCGCGCCGTACTACCCGTACTCGCGGCAGGACAAGAAGGGCCGTGGGCGCGAGCCCATCAGCGCCCGTCTCGTCGCCGACCTGCTCAAGACGGCGGGCGCCGACCGCGTCATGAGCGTCGACCTCCACGCTGCGCAGATCCAGGGCTTCTTCGACGGGCCGGTCGACCATCTGTTCGCCAAGCCCGTGCTGCTCGAGTACTTCCAGAACACGCTGAGCGACGACGACCGCGCCAAGCTCACGGTCGTCTCGCCCGACACCGGCAGGGTGCGCGTGGCCGACACCTGGTCCGACAGCCTGGGCGCGCCGCTCGCGATCATCCACAAGCGCCGCGACCCGAATGTCGCGAACGAGGTCACGGTCAACGAGATCGTCGGTGACGTCAGCGGACGGGTGTGTCTCCTCGTCGACGACATGATCGACACCGGCGGCACGATCGTGAAGGCGGCCGAGGCGCTCAAGGCCAACGGGGCCGTCAAGGTGATCGTGGCGGCGACCCATCCGATCTTCAGCGACCCGGCCGCGCAGCGTCTGCAGAGCGACGCGATCGACGAGGTCGTCGTGACCGACACGATCCCGATCCCCGACTCCAAGCGCTTCCCGACGCTCACGATCCTCCCGATCGCGCCGCTGCTCGCTCGCGCGATCCACGAGGTCTTCGAGGACGGATCGGTCACGAGCATGTTCGACGGGGCGGCCTGA
- a CDS encoding MOSC domain-containing protein: MTDSLPLGQVVAVARDDAHRFSKPTREAITLIAGFGVEGDAHAGATVQHLSRVRRDPSTPNLRQVHLIHAELFAEMDERGHRIDPGAMGENITTSGVDLLGLPRGTRLEIGDEAVVELTGLRNPCTQINGLSEGLMKELVYVDDGGATVRLAGVMSIVLTGGEVRPGDGIRIVPPAGAHEPLQAV; this comes from the coding sequence GTGACCGACTCGCTTCCCCTCGGACAGGTCGTCGCCGTCGCCCGCGACGACGCGCACCGCTTCAGCAAGCCCACGCGCGAGGCCATCACCCTGATCGCCGGCTTCGGCGTCGAGGGCGATGCGCACGCCGGGGCGACGGTGCAGCACCTCTCCCGCGTGCGGCGCGATCCGTCGACGCCCAACCTGCGGCAGGTGCATCTCATCCACGCCGAGCTGTTCGCCGAGATGGACGAGCGCGGCCACCGGATCGATCCGGGGGCGATGGGCGAGAACATCACCACGTCGGGGGTCGACCTGCTCGGCCTTCCGCGCGGGACGCGGCTCGAGATCGGCGACGAGGCCGTCGTCGAGCTCACGGGGCTCCGCAATCCCTGCACCCAGATCAACGGACTGTCGGAGGGGCTGATGAAGGAGCTCGTGTACGTCGACGACGGGGGAGCCACCGTGCGCTTGGCCGGCGTCATGTCGATCGTGCTCACCGGAGGAGAGGTGCGGCCGGGCGACGGCATCCGCATCGTGCCGCCCGCAGGCGCCCACGAGCCCCTCCAGGCGGTGTGA
- a CDS encoding FAD:protein FMN transferase, with protein MSRPVPAQSTGDTWRFDAIGTAWEIVADAPLGEKTRQRVAAVIDDFDAAWSRFRADSLVGSLASAGGAVPAPPDAAAMLDAFVELSDATGGAVNPLIGASLERLGYDAGYSLTAGVPVAAPADWVRALTWHDGILALDRPATIDVGALGKGRLVDLVADVVALASPGGFVVDAGGDMAVRGAPQRIGLEHPFDARRAIGVWEVTDAALCASAVNRRAWGDGLHHVLDARTGVPVHTVAATWAVAPTAMRADAIATALFFDGGPRLAHDWGVEWVRMTTDGRVDWSPGCRADLFRREASVER; from the coding sequence ATGTCCCGCCCGGTGCCGGCGCAGTCCACCGGCGACACGTGGCGATTCGACGCGATCGGCACGGCGTGGGAGATCGTGGCGGACGCACCGCTCGGTGAGAAGACGCGGCAGCGGGTCGCGGCCGTGATCGACGACTTCGACGCGGCCTGGTCGCGATTCCGCGCCGATTCGCTCGTCGGGTCGCTCGCGTCCGCAGGAGGGGCCGTGCCCGCGCCGCCCGACGCCGCAGCGATGCTCGACGCGTTCGTCGAGCTGTCCGATGCCACGGGCGGCGCCGTCAACCCGCTGATCGGGGCATCCCTCGAGCGCCTGGGCTACGACGCGGGCTACTCGCTCACCGCCGGCGTGCCCGTCGCGGCGCCTGCGGATTGGGTACGCGCACTGACGTGGCACGACGGGATCCTCGCCCTCGACCGCCCCGCGACGATCGACGTGGGCGCGCTGGGAAAGGGCCGGCTCGTCGACCTCGTGGCCGACGTGGTGGCGCTCGCCTCCCCGGGCGGCTTCGTCGTCGACGCCGGGGGCGACATGGCCGTGCGCGGCGCTCCGCAGCGGATCGGGCTGGAGCATCCGTTCGATGCGCGCCGCGCGATCGGCGTCTGGGAGGTGACGGATGCCGCACTCTGCGCGTCGGCGGTGAACCGGCGCGCGTGGGGCGACGGCCTGCATCACGTGCTCGACGCCCGGACAGGCGTTCCGGTGCACACCGTCGCAGCGACCTGGGCGGTGGCGCCCACCGCGATGCGCGCAGACGCCATCGCCACGGCGCTCTTCTTCGACGGGGGACCGCGCCTCGCGCACGACTGGGGCGTCGAGTGGGTGCGGATGACCACCGACGGCCGCGTGGACTGGTCGCCCGGCTGCCGCGCCGACCTCTTCCGCCGAGAGGCTAGCGTGGAGAGGTGA